The following proteins are encoded in a genomic region of Desulfobaccales bacterium:
- a CDS encoding arsenate reductase ArsC, translating into MEEKENILILCTGNSARSQMAEAFLKHYAGHRFEVHSAGYDPTEIHPLTRQVMAEKGFDLVGQHAKGVETYLGRMAFRYLIIVCDRAERNCPKAFPGVVQRLFWPFEDPVAATGSPEDKLAVFRRVRDQIEARVRQWLKEEVGLELP; encoded by the coding sequence ATGGAAGAAAAGGAAAATATCCTTATTCTCTGCACCGGCAACAGCGCCCGCAGCCAGATGGCGGAGGCCTTCCTCAAGCACTATGCCGGACACCGCTTTGAGGTCCACAGCGCCGGCTACGACCCCACGGAGATCCATCCCCTCACCCGGCAGGTGATGGCAGAGAAGGGCTTTGACCTGGTGGGGCAGCATGCCAAAGGGGTGGAGACGTACCTGGGGAGGATGGCATTCCGCTACCTGATTATCGTCTGCGACCGGGCGGAGCGAAATTGCCCCAAGGCCTTTCCCGGGGTGGTGCAGCGGCTCTTCTGGCCCTTTGAGGACCCGGTCGCGGCCACGGGCAGTCCGGAGGACAAACTGGCTGTTTTCCGGCGGGTGCGGGACCAGATCGAGGCCCGGGTGCGGCAATGGCTGAAAGAGGAGGTGGGCCTGGAGCTTCCTTAA
- a CDS encoding glycosyltransferase family 9 protein — translation MRPRRVLMLQLARLGDLVQTWPLLRRLQAAWPGAGLEMVCDAGLIPLCALGPPVEQVHGLETGFLAALAQREPVAAGRRLGARLQELRARGCEVAVNVNLSRLSLLLSHGLGLPVLGYQPLAGGREFGRSPWLAYVFALAHARRLNRLHVSDVFRHLAPAAPEEPIPAAFPGPADGEPWVGLVPGTRHPKRTWPPVAFARLISLVAAEMPVRFVLLGARAEQSLGEAIRRELPESLRARLQDLMGKTGLRELSGELTGLNLLISGDTGTLHLAAALGVPCLGLFFGPAQAWETGPYGAGHLVLQAEPPCHPCREGEPCPAPECLRLLTPELVARVALSRLRGEPLGEVSMPPQVRLYETGRDGLGASLRGGHGHPPTLPDLIAGVYRRLAVRLLGLENGGPEREGLPVALRSSLARLAEAVRGKDPALSPAERALLRPLQAFRMEAGRQGALQGRPELWEELAQALISDFADQLEILAG, via the coding sequence GTGAGGCCCCGGCGGGTGCTGATGCTGCAGCTGGCCCGGCTGGGGGACCTGGTGCAGACCTGGCCGCTCTTGCGCCGGCTTCAGGCGGCCTGGCCCGGAGCCGGCCTGGAAATGGTATGCGACGCCGGGCTTATCCCTTTATGCGCCCTGGGGCCGCCGGTGGAGCAGGTGCACGGCCTGGAAACGGGCTTTCTGGCGGCCTTGGCTCAGCGGGAGCCGGTGGCTGCAGGCCGGCGGCTGGGGGCCCGGCTTCAGGAGCTACGCGCTCGCGGGTGTGAGGTGGCGGTGAATGTGAATCTTTCCCGGCTTTCCCTGCTCCTGAGCCACGGACTGGGACTGCCGGTCCTGGGCTACCAGCCCCTGGCGGGGGGCCGGGAATTCGGCCGATCGCCCTGGCTGGCTTATGTCTTTGCCCTGGCCCACGCCCGGCGTCTCAACCGGCTGCACGTGAGCGATGTCTTTCGGCATCTGGCCCCGGCCGCCCCAGAGGAACCCATCCCCGCCGCCTTTCCCGGACCTGCGGACGGGGAGCCCTGGGTGGGGTTGGTGCCGGGGACCCGGCACCCTAAACGCACCTGGCCGCCGGTGGCCTTTGCCCGCCTCATTTCCCTTGTGGCCGCGGAAATGCCGGTCCGGTTCGTGCTCTTGGGGGCCCGGGCGGAACAGTCCCTGGGCGAGGCCATCCGGCGGGAACTTCCGGAGAGTCTGCGGGCGCGGCTGCAGGATCTGATGGGGAAAACCGGGCTGCGGGAGCTCTCCGGGGAGCTGACCGGTCTCAACCTCCTCATCAGCGGCGACACCGGCACCCTGCACCTGGCCGCGGCCCTGGGGGTACCCTGCCTGGGGCTTTTTTTCGGCCCCGCCCAGGCCTGGGAGACCGGACCGTATGGGGCGGGGCACCTGGTGCTGCAGGCGGAGCCGCCCTGCCATCCCTGCCGGGAGGGGGAGCCGTGTCCGGCCCCGGAATGCCTCCGGCTCCTCACCCCGGAGCTGGTGGCCCGGGTGGCCCTGTCCCGGCTGCGGGGGGAACCCTTAGGGGAAGTATCAATGCCCCCCCAGGTCCGCCTCTATGAAACCGGCCGGGACGGTCTCGGGGCCAGCCTGCGCGGCGGCCATGGACACCCGCCGACTCTGCCGGACCTGATCGCCGGGGTCTACCGCCGACTGGCGGTCCGGCTGCTGGGGCTGGAAAACGGCGGGCCGGAGAGGGAGGGGCTGCCCGTGGCCTTGCGCTCCTCCCTTGCCCGGCTGGCGGAGGCGGTCCGGGGGAAAGACCCGGCCTTGTCTCCGGCGGAGAGGGCGCTCCTTAGGCCCCTCCAGGCCTTCCGGATGGAAGCGGGGCGCCAGGGAGCCCTTCAGGGCCGGCCTGAGCTCTGGGAAGAGCTGGCCCAGGCTCTGATAAGTGATTTTGCTGATCAGCTGGAGATCCTGGCAGGGTAA
- a CDS encoding glycosyltransferase: MEVWQSNRQAAGGKLGGLTLPEQPPELQKVRLMPGPPPLLAVPGPRGNYLALHGRRPWEEAHALAAQVPLLQEEPLVALGLGLGYHLLALLPRLAEGQTLVVVEPEPEVVSAALSALDLSPVLNRPQTYWVVEPEPGEAARQINQVLGGRRRPPRVFGHPASLRARPSYYEELLPLLTRPATAPRRPPGLRRESLRVLVVNPDYFLIPEVLRAFRHLGHEVGLISFDKRREPGEEVLRRILAQLTEFRPDLLFTINHLGVDREGVLLQCLERLRVPLVSWFVDSPALILDLYAGAGRDLTFIFSWDPTYIPRVRALGFVQVHPLPLATDPEIFRPSGNGNAGRYARGVSFVGNSLTRPVAEKLARLPQDQEFREIFQQLTRAYLRRPYRDLATVLEEEGLAGHVRVATLRDTERVDLEAAMIWAATREYRLECVRRLGGFHPVIYGDSGWRELVGPAFRLEPEVRYYDELPRVYAASQINFNATSLQMKAAVNQRVFDVPAAGGFLLTDFREQLAEVLEPGREVICYRRPEEIPELVRFYLRHPAERRRLAQAARKRVLSEHTYRHRVQTMLAHLRRAL; encoded by the coding sequence ATGGAGGTGTGGCAGAGCAATCGGCAGGCGGCCGGGGGTAAGCTGGGCGGGCTAACGTTGCCGGAGCAGCCCCCGGAACTGCAGAAAGTGCGGCTGATGCCGGGGCCGCCGCCCCTGTTGGCGGTGCCCGGGCCCCGGGGCAATTACCTGGCTCTCCATGGCCGCCGGCCCTGGGAGGAAGCCCACGCCTTGGCCGCCCAAGTCCCCCTCCTCCAGGAAGAACCCCTGGTGGCCTTGGGTTTGGGGCTGGGCTACCATCTCCTGGCCCTCCTCCCCCGGCTGGCAGAGGGCCAGACCCTGGTGGTGGTGGAGCCCGAGCCCGAGGTGGTGTCTGCCGCCCTGAGTGCCCTGGACCTGAGCCCGGTCTTGAACCGGCCGCAGACCTATTGGGTGGTGGAGCCGGAGCCGGGGGAGGCGGCCAGGCAGATAAACCAGGTTCTGGGGGGGCGCCGCCGACCGCCCCGGGTCTTTGGCCATCCCGCTTCCCTTCGGGCCCGGCCCTCCTATTATGAAGAGCTCCTCCCACTCCTGACGCGTCCCGCAACGGCCCCCCGGCGCCCTCCCGGCCTGCGCCGGGAGAGTCTCCGGGTCCTGGTGGTCAACCCCGACTACTTCCTCATCCCCGAGGTGCTCCGGGCCTTTCGCCACTTGGGCCATGAGGTGGGGCTCATCTCCTTTGACAAGCGCCGGGAGCCGGGGGAGGAGGTGTTGCGCCGCATCCTGGCGCAACTGACGGAATTCCGCCCGGACCTGCTCTTCACCATCAATCATCTGGGGGTGGACCGGGAGGGAGTACTCCTGCAGTGCCTGGAGCGTCTACGGGTGCCCTTGGTCTCCTGGTTTGTGGACAGCCCCGCCCTCATTTTGGACCTCTACGCCGGTGCCGGCCGGGATCTCACCTTCATCTTTTCCTGGGACCCTACCTACATTCCCCGGGTCCGGGCCCTAGGGTTTGTGCAGGTGCACCCGTTGCCCCTGGCCACCGACCCGGAGATCTTCCGTCCCAGCGGCAATGGAAACGCCGGCCGTTATGCCCGCGGCGTCTCCTTTGTGGGCAACTCCCTCACCCGGCCGGTGGCCGAAAAACTGGCCCGCCTGCCCCAGGATCAGGAGTTCCGGGAGATTTTCCAGCAGCTCACCCGGGCCTACCTCCGGCGCCCCTACCGGGACCTGGCCACGGTCCTGGAGGAGGAGGGCCTCGCGGGCCATGTCCGGGTGGCCACCCTGAGGGACACGGAGCGGGTGGATCTGGAGGCGGCCATGATCTGGGCCGCCACCCGGGAGTACCGGCTGGAATGTGTCCGCCGGCTCGGAGGCTTTCACCCCGTCATCTACGGCGATTCCGGCTGGCGGGAGCTGGTGGGGCCGGCCTTCCGGCTGGAGCCGGAGGTACGCTATTACGACGAACTCCCCCGGGTGTATGCCGCCAGCCAGATCAACTTCAACGCCACCAGCCTGCAGATGAAGGCGGCGGTGAACCAGCGGGTCTTCGATGTGCCTGCGGCCGGGGGCTTCCTGCTCACCGACTTCCGGGAGCAGTTGGCCGAGGTGCTGGAGCCGGGCCGGGAGGTCATCTGCTACCGCCGGCCGGAGGAGATCCCGGAGCTGGTGCGCTTTTATCTCCGGCATCCGGCTGAGCGCCGGCGCCTGGCCCAGGCCGCCCGGAAGCGGGTCCTGAGCGAACACACCTACCGCCACCGGGTCCAGACCATGCTGGCGCACCTTCGGAGGGCATTGTGA
- a CDS encoding glycosyltransferase family 9 protein: protein MDILVINLMRLGDLVQSTPVLRGLRARYPGASITLLAMDLFEAAARLLPGVDRLLLFPGTALAPVLDRQGWPAAVRQLAHWVKGHLGSRPDLAVNLTPTLMAGLLARLSGAPQVRGLWLSDGRELATSPSWASYSLVASKARQANPFNVADLFVLSAGLRPDGAGLAMQVPTGPASAKTGGAFRVGLCPGASRPERQWPPENFARAARLLLGKVPCRFVIFGSAGERPLGEALLRLLPPGTGTLLAGETDLPGLAEQLAGLDLLLTNDTGPMHLAAAVGTRVVALFLASARVQDTGPAGRGHALLEPHLPCHPCLTPCARFSCHAVISPEAVAQVAGEILTGLGTVPWDASGPFAGVRLYHTHLDPEGYQVALPALRRPLSRLDFWLWAHRLAWEEFLIGPPSPRLVEWLAALLQERYLPPAPGLNLPESMAALEELASLARRGAETAARLILRTSDAPRLTLAGALSTFAAVDQGLRRLAAAFPELAAPVAFFFQDQRLAVAQEVPALARELSRAYRRLGHLAELCREAATQLAPAGSSRSLGLAQGMQALSATAVRQSPEAR, encoded by the coding sequence ATGGATATCCTGGTCATCAACCTGATGCGCCTGGGGGATCTGGTGCAGAGCACTCCGGTGCTGCGGGGATTGCGGGCCCGCTATCCGGGGGCCAGCATCACCCTCCTGGCCATGGACCTCTTTGAGGCGGCCGCCCGGCTGCTCCCCGGGGTGGACCGGCTGCTCCTCTTTCCCGGCACCGCCCTGGCCCCGGTCCTGGACCGGCAGGGGTGGCCGGCGGCCGTGCGGCAGCTCGCCCACTGGGTCAAGGGGCATCTTGGATCCCGCCCGGATCTGGCGGTCAATCTCACCCCCACCCTGATGGCCGGCCTTCTCGCCCGGCTTTCCGGCGCGCCCCAGGTCCGGGGCCTGTGGCTGAGTGACGGCCGGGAGCTGGCCACCTCGCCCTCCTGGGCCAGTTACTCCCTGGTGGCCTCCAAAGCCCGGCAGGCCAATCCCTTCAATGTGGCGGACCTCTTTGTGCTCAGCGCCGGCCTGAGGCCCGATGGGGCGGGACTGGCAATGCAGGTGCCCACGGGACCTGCCTCTGCAAAAACCGGCGGCGCCTTTCGGGTGGGGCTCTGTCCCGGGGCCAGCCGGCCGGAGCGGCAATGGCCCCCGGAAAATTTTGCCCGCGCCGCGCGGCTGCTCCTGGGCAAAGTGCCCTGCCGCTTTGTCATCTTCGGCAGTGCCGGCGAGCGCCCTTTGGGGGAGGCCCTGCTTAGGCTGCTGCCTCCCGGCACCGGCACCCTGCTGGCCGGGGAGACGGACCTGCCGGGACTGGCAGAGCAGCTGGCCGGGCTGGACCTCCTCCTCACCAACGACACCGGGCCCATGCACCTGGCCGCGGCGGTGGGCACTCGGGTGGTGGCCCTGTTTCTGGCCAGCGCCCGGGTGCAGGACACCGGTCCGGCCGGCCGGGGCCACGCGCTGCTGGAGCCGCATCTGCCCTGCCACCCCTGTCTTACTCCCTGCGCCCGGTTTAGCTGCCATGCGGTCATTAGCCCGGAGGCGGTGGCCCAGGTGGCCGGCGAGATCCTGACCGGCCTAGGCACTGTGCCCTGGGACGCCAGCGGCCCCTTTGCAGGAGTGCGGTTATACCACACCCACCTGGATCCGGAAGGCTATCAGGTGGCCCTCCCTGCCCTGCGCCGCCCCCTGTCCCGGCTGGATTTCTGGCTGTGGGCACACCGCCTGGCCTGGGAGGAATTCCTTATCGGACCTCCCTCTCCCCGGCTGGTGGAGTGGCTGGCGGCTCTGCTACAGGAGCGTTATTTGCCGCCGGCACCCGGCCTGAACCTCCCGGAAAGCATGGCCGCCCTGGAGGAGCTCGCATCCCTGGCCCGGCGAGGGGCAGAGACGGCCGCCCGGCTGATCCTGCGGACCTCGGATGCCCCCCGGCTGACTCTCGCCGGGGCCCTCTCCACTTTCGCCGCCGTCGATCAGGGCTTGCGGCGGCTGGCGGCGGCCTTTCCGGAACTGGCGGCGCCGGTGGCCTTTTTCTTTCAGGACCAGCGGCTGGCGGTGGCGCAGGAGGTGCCGGCCCTGGCCCGGGAACTGAGCCGGGCTTACCGCCGGCTGGGACACCTGGCGGAACTGTGCCGGGAGGCCGCCACCCAGTTGGCACCCGCCGGTTCCAGCCGCAGCCTTGGGTTGGCACAAGGCATGCAGGCTTTATCGGCAACCGCCGTCCGTCAGTCTCCGGAAGCGAGGTGA
- the metK gene encoding methionine adenosyltransferase, with translation MNQDFIFISESVTEGHPDKLCDQISDAIVDHFLEQDPFARVRAECAVSNSILFIAARFASEVRADIPNLARKVISQVGYARPDFDAKTCSILTSLQEYPPDADLIFDEMRLKPEEFDRLAARQQATVFGFACRQTEAFLPLPIFLAHRLAREIMIARRERGLTYLSPDAKVQVGVEYRQRRPVRLQSLTLVVSGALEEVETITRRRLEEDMRGAVIEPALAGQPLQPDNDTQIFINPLENLMVGGPAVHSGLTGRKNATDTYGEYARHSGNALSGKDPLRIDRIGAYAARYAAKNVVAAGLAEECEVVLCYSIGLARPASIQVETFGTGKLSDDRLAAIVARTFDFRPVPLLRTFQLRHLPARHHGIFYRALAAYGQVGRTDLPLPWEATDRVEELKHFLS, from the coding sequence ATGAACCAGGATTTCATCTTTATCTCCGAGTCGGTGACGGAAGGCCATCCCGACAAGCTCTGCGATCAGATCAGCGATGCCATCGTAGATCACTTCCTGGAGCAGGATCCCTTCGCCCGGGTGCGGGCGGAGTGCGCCGTGTCCAACTCCATCCTCTTCATCGCCGCCCGCTTTGCTTCGGAGGTCCGGGCCGACATCCCCAATCTGGCCCGCAAGGTCATCAGCCAGGTGGGGTATGCCCGGCCGGATTTTGACGCCAAAACCTGCAGCATCCTCACCAGCCTGCAGGAATATCCGCCGGACGCGGACCTGATCTTCGATGAAATGCGGCTGAAGCCGGAGGAGTTCGACCGCTTGGCGGCGAGGCAGCAGGCCACGGTCTTCGGCTTTGCCTGCCGCCAGACCGAGGCTTTTCTGCCCCTCCCCATCTTTCTGGCGCACCGGCTGGCCCGGGAGATCATGATCGCCCGCCGGGAGCGGGGGCTCACCTACCTCTCCCCGGACGCCAAGGTGCAGGTGGGGGTGGAATACCGGCAGCGCCGGCCCGTGCGCCTGCAAAGCCTCACCCTGGTGGTGAGCGGGGCCCTGGAGGAGGTGGAGACCATTACCCGCCGTCGGCTGGAGGAGGACATGCGGGGGGCGGTGATTGAGCCTGCCTTGGCCGGCCAGCCTCTTCAGCCCGACAACGATACCCAGATCTTCATCAATCCCCTGGAAAACCTGATGGTGGGGGGGCCGGCGGTGCACTCCGGCCTCACCGGCAGAAAGAACGCCACCGACACCTACGGGGAGTATGCCCGCCACAGCGGCAATGCCCTAAGCGGCAAGGACCCCTTGCGCATCGACCGCATCGGCGCCTATGCCGCCCGCTATGCTGCCAAGAATGTGGTGGCCGCCGGGCTGGCGGAGGAGTGCGAGGTGGTGTTGTGCTATTCCATCGGCTTAGCTCGGCCAGCCAGCATTCAGGTGGAGACCTTCGGTACCGGGAAGCTCTCCGATGACCGGCTGGCAGCCATCGTGGCCCGGACCTTTGATTTCCGGCCCGTCCCCCTGCTCAGAACCTTCCAGCTGCGGCACCTGCCGGCCCGGCACCACGGGATCTTTTACCGGGCCCTGGCGGCTTACGGCCAGGTGGGGCGCACCGACCTGCCCCTCCCCTGGGAAGCCACCGACCGGGTGGAGGAGCTTAAGCATTTCCTGTCCTGA
- the dinB gene encoding DNA polymerase IV: MAIIAHLDMDAFYAAVEERDHPELAGLPIAVGADPQGGRGRGVLTTANYAARRYGLHSAMPVSRAWRLAEAARRRGEPPVVFLTPNFRRYEEVSDRIMALVHERVPLVEEAGLDEAYLDLSFTGSYDAAQRLCQELKEAIRRQEGLTASVGVGPNKLVAKIASDFRKPDGLTVVRPEEVEAFLAPLPVRKIPGIGPKTERFLMSRGIRTVADLRAVPRQTLEDWLGKWGGELYDKVRGRGREELTLTWEPKSVGEQETFAADTLQADFLCRRLWHLCHQARRRLVAEGFQGFRTVVLTVRFHDFQTVSRSHTLPRPTASGRRLRAEAMRLFLPFLDQRENPQRKPIRLLGVRLEKLVKGTAGDSDD; this comes from the coding sequence ATGGCCATCATCGCCCATCTGGACATGGACGCCTTTTATGCCGCGGTGGAGGAGCGGGATCATCCGGAGCTGGCCGGCCTGCCCATTGCGGTGGGGGCCGACCCCCAGGGCGGTCGGGGCCGGGGAGTGCTCACCACCGCCAATTATGCCGCCCGGCGTTATGGCCTGCATTCCGCCATGCCCGTGTCCCGGGCCTGGCGGCTGGCGGAGGCGGCCAGGCGCCGGGGGGAGCCGCCGGTGGTCTTCCTCACCCCCAACTTCCGGCGCTACGAAGAGGTCTCGGACCGCATCATGGCCCTGGTGCATGAGCGGGTGCCCCTGGTGGAGGAGGCCGGCCTGGATGAAGCCTATCTGGACCTCAGCTTCACCGGTTCCTATGACGCCGCCCAGCGCCTCTGCCAGGAGCTGAAGGAGGCCATCCGCCGGCAGGAGGGTCTCACCGCCTCGGTGGGGGTGGGGCCCAACAAGCTGGTGGCCAAGATCGCCTCGGATTTCCGCAAGCCCGACGGCCTCACAGTGGTGCGACCAGAGGAGGTGGAGGCCTTCCTGGCGCCGCTGCCGGTGAGAAAGATCCCCGGCATCGGCCCCAAGACCGAGCGCTTCCTCATGTCCCGGGGAATCCGCACGGTGGCGGACCTCCGGGCCGTTCCCCGCCAGACCCTGGAGGACTGGCTGGGAAAGTGGGGCGGGGAGCTCTATGACAAGGTGCGGGGGCGGGGCCGGGAAGAACTCACCCTGACCTGGGAGCCCAAATCCGTGGGCGAACAGGAGACCTTTGCCGCCGACACCCTGCAAGCCGACTTTCTCTGCCGACGGCTGTGGCACCTTTGCCACCAGGCCCGCCGCCGGCTGGTGGCGGAGGGCTTCCAGGGCTTCCGCACCGTGGTCCTCACCGTGCGGTTTCACGACTTTCAGACCGTCAGCCGCTCCCACACCCTGCCCCGGCCCACGGCTTCGGGCCGGCGGCTCCGGGCCGAGGCCATGCGCCTGTTTCTGCCTTTTCTGGATCAGCGGGAAAACCCGCAGCGGAAACCCATCCGCCTCCTGGGGGTGCGCCTGGAGAAGCTGGTCAAGGGGACCGCGGGGGACTCAGATGACTGA
- a CDS encoding glycosyltransferase gives MSLLESNLACLRQVNPELAAKLAALVPGAEAELRPSRRGSPTLVVRGRHLHSAYDPEADGQAWAAAQEFHPGEPVVVFGLGLGYHVLALLIRGADLWVAEPCAFTARLALETLDLTPLLRRDRLRVGRDTNDLPRPARLLAHLPTQKLFPEDFQHLADYLAGREASEPGLLRILVVGPLYGGSHPIARYCTRGFKRLGHMAEFLDFAPFYPAYQALKSLASPPGPPPLLPGLLKLLGEALLAKVRQWRPEVVFFLAQAPVDPPLLRTLRAEGVVTAYWFVEDWQVFPYWQELAPEVDLFFTLQREPFLAELRRLGARAAFLPLAADPEIYRPLHLSPEEHQRYGASLSFVGAGYPNRREFFQGLLDFDFKIWGSDWDNAGPLAPLIQKGGARVTEEEAARIFAASTINLNLHSSPFYPGINPEGDYLNPRTFDLAAAGAFQLVDWRSQLPEFFAPDEEVAVFRTLAEAREKIGYFLTHPEAREEMATKARKRCLAEHTYEKRLAQALELLERHLPGRLPRHPRPPDAREVLRELCPPGHPLRELAEQAPPGLTLAEVVERIRSGSEPLGEPETLLWLVHEFQQGLARARF, from the coding sequence ATGAGCCTGCTGGAGAGCAATCTGGCCTGTCTGAGGCAGGTCAATCCGGAGCTGGCGGCGAAGCTGGCGGCGCTTGTCCCGGGGGCCGAAGCAGAGCTCCGGCCGTCCCGCCGGGGCAGCCCCACCCTGGTGGTCAGGGGACGGCACCTGCACTCCGCCTATGATCCCGAGGCCGATGGGCAGGCGTGGGCTGCGGCCCAGGAATTTCACCCCGGGGAACCGGTGGTGGTCTTCGGCTTGGGGCTCGGCTACCATGTCCTGGCGCTCCTGATCCGGGGCGCCGATCTCTGGGTGGCGGAGCCCTGCGCCTTTACCGCCCGCCTGGCTCTCGAGACCCTGGACCTTACCCCGCTGCTTCGCCGGGATCGCCTCCGGGTGGGACGGGATACCAATGACCTCCCCCGTCCGGCGCGCCTTTTGGCCCATCTCCCCACCCAAAAGCTTTTCCCCGAGGACTTTCAGCATCTGGCGGACTACCTGGCCGGCCGGGAGGCCAGTGAACCGGGGCTCCTCCGGATCCTGGTGGTGGGGCCTCTGTACGGCGGCTCCCACCCCATCGCCCGCTACTGCACCCGGGGCTTTAAGCGCCTGGGGCATATGGCGGAGTTCCTGGATTTTGCCCCCTTTTACCCGGCATATCAGGCCCTCAAAAGTCTGGCCTCCCCGCCCGGCCCACCGCCGCTTCTGCCGGGTCTGCTCAAACTGCTGGGAGAAGCCCTGCTGGCCAAGGTGCGGCAGTGGCGGCCCGAGGTGGTCTTCTTTTTGGCCCAGGCGCCGGTGGACCCGCCCCTCCTGCGGACCCTGAGAGCGGAGGGGGTGGTGACGGCCTACTGGTTCGTGGAGGACTGGCAGGTCTTCCCTTACTGGCAGGAGCTGGCCCCGGAAGTGGATCTGTTCTTCACCCTGCAGCGGGAGCCGTTTTTAGCTGAACTTCGCCGGCTGGGGGCCCGGGCCGCCTTTCTGCCCCTGGCCGCCGATCCGGAGATCTACCGGCCGCTCCATCTGAGCCCGGAGGAACATCAGCGCTACGGCGCCAGCCTGAGCTTTGTGGGCGCCGGCTACCCCAACCGGCGGGAGTTCTTCCAGGGGCTGCTGGATTTTGACTTCAAGATCTGGGGCTCGGACTGGGACAATGCCGGGCCGCTCGCCCCCCTGATTCAGAAGGGCGGCGCCCGGGTCACCGAGGAGGAGGCGGCCCGGATCTTTGCGGCCAGCACAATCAATCTCAATCTGCACTCCTCCCCTTTTTATCCCGGCATCAACCCGGAAGGGGATTACCTCAACCCCCGGACCTTTGACCTGGCGGCGGCGGGGGCCTTTCAACTGGTGGACTGGCGTAGCCAGCTGCCGGAATTCTTTGCCCCCGACGAAGAGGTGGCGGTCTTCCGCACCTTGGCCGAGGCCCGGGAAAAGATCGGTTATTTTCTGACTCACCCCGAAGCCCGGGAGGAGATGGCCACTAAGGCCCGGAAGCGCTGCCTGGCGGAGCATACGTATGAAAAGCGGCTGGCCCAGGCCCTTGAGCTTCTGGAGCGGCACCTCCCCGGGCGACTGCCCCGCCATCCCCGGCCGCCGGACGCCCGGGAAGTGCTGCGGGAGCTCTGCCCTCCCGGCCACCCTTTACGGGAGTTGGCCGAGCAGGCGCCGCCGGGCCTGACCCTGGCGGAGGTGGTGGAGCGCATCAGATCCGGAAGCGAGCCCTTGGGGGAACCGGAAACCCTCCTGTGGCTGGTGCATGAATTCCAGCAAGGGCTGGCCCGGGCGCGGTTTTAG